The following proteins are encoded in a genomic region of Haloarcula salinisoli:
- a CDS encoding PIN domain-containing protein has translation MYAETDFLLALIKDEDWLGEAAETVYRDHEDELWTSQFTLIELLMVAYREDRDTERVVTNAAKLLDVRGDVDTVVAAATYVDDHGFTPFDALHLVESDGDTIVSSDGTYNGFAKRLDLRSADE, from the coding sequence ATGTACGCCGAAACGGATTTTCTCCTCGCGCTCATCAAGGACGAGGACTGGCTCGGCGAGGCGGCCGAAACGGTGTATCGGGACCACGAAGACGAACTCTGGACGTCCCAGTTTACCCTCATCGAACTCCTGATGGTCGCCTACCGGGAAGACCGCGATACCGAACGAGTCGTCACGAACGCCGCAAAACTCCTCGATGTTCGCGGCGACGTGGACACAGTGGTCGCAGCGGCGACGTACGTCGACGACCACGGGTTCACACCGTTCGACGCGCTCCACCTCGTCGAGTCCGACGGCGACACCATCGTCTCCAGCGACGGCACGTACAATGGATTCGCGAAGCGGCTGGATTTGCGCTCGGCCGACGAGTGA
- a CDS encoding AbrB/MazE/SpoVT family DNA-binding domain-containing protein: MSDATLDDRGRLTLPKEIRERYGDSYHVVDVQDGIKLIPVADDPLEALRAEFADVDKTVDELRDQARDASLDEAGR; encoded by the coding sequence ATGTCCGATGCGACGCTCGACGACCGGGGACGGCTTACGCTTCCGAAGGAGATTCGAGAGCGGTACGGCGACAGCTATCACGTCGTCGACGTTCAGGACGGCATCAAGCTGATTCCGGTCGCCGACGACCCCCTCGAAGCACTCCGAGCGGAGTTCGCTGACGTGGACAAGACCGTGGACGAACTTCGAGACCAGGCCCGCGACGCGTCACTGGACGAGGCCGGGCGCTGA
- a CDS encoding type IV pilin: MTPRRVPQSSDRALSPVVGVVLLVGITLLLAATVSVTALGFTDELTGTAPTVSQSSGTYDRYASGGGRYTEQVVRITHEGGDTLTVTDIAIVVDASDACGKTGRLVNLPAEGDDPRPASKYVRGDDIFDNSANSVEGPIGTDDGEWSAGETAQFRLAIRACRVDDGDRLVVRIVHTPTDAVVVDQPIRA; the protein is encoded by the coding sequence GTGACACCTCGCCGCGTCCCCCAGTCGAGCGACCGCGCGCTCTCGCCCGTCGTCGGCGTCGTCCTGCTCGTCGGCATCACGCTCCTGCTCGCCGCCACCGTGTCGGTCACCGCGCTCGGATTCACCGACGAACTGACCGGGACCGCTCCGACCGTCTCCCAGTCCAGCGGGACCTACGACCGTTACGCCAGCGGTGGCGGGCGCTACACTGAACAGGTCGTCCGTATCACGCACGAGGGTGGGGACACGCTCACCGTGACTGACATCGCTATCGTCGTCGACGCGAGCGACGCCTGCGGGAAGACCGGCCGGCTGGTGAACCTCCCGGCGGAGGGCGACGACCCGCGACCCGCCAGCAAATACGTCCGCGGCGACGACATCTTCGACAACTCGGCGAACTCGGTGGAGGGCCCCATCGGCACCGACGACGGCGAGTGGTCGGCTGGCGAGACCGCCCAGTTCCGCCTGGCGATACGGGCCTGTCGCGTCGACGACGGCGACCGTCTCGTCGTCCGCATCGTCCACACGCCCACGGACGCCGTCGTCGTCGACCAGCCCATCAGGGCGTGA
- a CDS encoding helix-turn-helix domain-containing protein: protein MVRGVRDELAEKIAGEVALSDDPGATLRKWRTDFDVAQTELAGRLDVSPSVVSDYESGRRDNPGIGVVRRLVAALLDIDEDRGGDHIRQYARVLSSGFDSDVVHDLREYPATVGVDRVYDAIDAEELHRGGADTVAGHTVINSLAAITRLSSDQFHQLYGQSTNRALVFTGVTRGESPLVAMRVLSPTPSAVVLHGLDSDDIWEHAPDLARIDDVSLAVTDADLETVLSGLRGLP from the coding sequence ATGGTACGGGGTGTCCGCGACGAGCTCGCCGAGAAGATAGCCGGCGAGGTCGCACTCAGCGACGACCCGGGGGCGACACTCCGGAAGTGGCGGACGGACTTCGACGTCGCCCAGACCGAACTCGCCGGGCGGCTGGACGTCTCGCCGTCGGTCGTCTCGGACTACGAGAGCGGCCGCCGCGACAACCCCGGCATCGGCGTCGTCCGGCGGCTCGTCGCCGCCTTACTCGACATCGACGAGGACCGCGGCGGCGACCACATCCGCCAGTACGCCCGCGTCCTCTCCTCGGGCTTCGACAGCGACGTTGTCCACGACCTCAGGGAGTATCCGGCGACCGTCGGCGTCGACCGGGTGTACGACGCCATCGACGCCGAGGAACTCCACCGCGGCGGAGCCGACACCGTCGCCGGCCACACCGTCATCAACTCCCTGGCCGCCATCACCCGGCTCTCCTCGGACCAGTTCCACCAGCTCTACGGCCAGTCGACCAACCGGGCCCTGGTGTTTACAGGCGTCACCCGCGGCGAGTCGCCGTTGGTGGCGATGCGGGTCCTCTCGCCGACGCCCAGCGCCGTCGTCCTGCACGGCCTCGACAGCGACGACATCTGGGAACACGCCCCGGATCTGGCCCGCATCGACGACGTCTCGCTGGCCGTCACCGACGCCGACCTGGAGACGGTGCTTTCCGGGCTCCGTGGGCTGCCCTGA
- the hmgB gene encoding hydroxymethylglutaryl-CoA synthase, producing MTAVGIDAMEIWTGKLKLDLAETFAPAQGDDPGKYTKGLGLHASSFPDVHEDIVTMAANAAHRLMDRKGLEPEDIGRIDVATESSFDNSKPVSTYVAGCLEKVYDGDFHHANKGERKFACISGTQSLDDAYNWIRADRHRGRAAIVIATDTALYARDDPGEATQGAGAVAMLVAEDPDLLELSPEQGFGSADETDFLKPNQQFPSVDGKRSVNVYLARMREALDDFASVSGDIHPEDYPLIPFHTPFPGMVRKAAALGYRHIIRDTEIEDELAEEIGYQPVPEAFDSDDEFYEAIREYTDSLTETERYQAWYGETIDPTLEISRHVGNWYTGSVHIARAAGLKHARENGRDLDGTELLVASYGSGAQAEVHAEKVVEGWEDEIAQLNIDEQIRTRYEMSFEEYEQIHDVHNHDTEADAEAFTDPSEEFVFDGWGRMGERTYKYVE from the coding sequence ATGACTGCAGTCGGCATCGACGCGATGGAGATCTGGACAGGAAAGCTGAAACTGGACCTCGCGGAGACGTTCGCGCCCGCACAGGGCGACGACCCCGGTAAGTACACGAAAGGGCTGGGCCTGCACGCCTCGTCGTTCCCAGATGTCCACGAGGACATCGTGACGATGGCGGCCAACGCCGCCCACCGACTGATGGACCGCAAGGGCCTCGAACCCGAGGATATCGGCCGCATCGACGTGGCGACGGAGTCCTCTTTCGACAACTCCAAGCCCGTCTCCACCTACGTCGCGGGCTGTCTGGAGAAGGTGTACGACGGCGACTTCCACCACGCCAACAAGGGCGAGCGGAAGTTCGCCTGTATCTCGGGCACCCAGAGCTTAGACGACGCGTACAACTGGATTCGCGCCGACCGGCACCGTGGCCGCGCGGCCATCGTCATCGCCACCGACACGGCACTGTATGCCCGCGACGACCCCGGCGAGGCCACCCAGGGTGCCGGGGCCGTGGCGATGCTGGTCGCCGAGGACCCCGACCTCCTGGAACTCTCGCCCGAGCAGGGCTTTGGCAGCGCCGACGAGACGGACTTCCTCAAACCGAACCAGCAGTTCCCCTCCGTCGACGGGAAACGGTCGGTAAACGTCTACCTGGCGCGGATGCGCGAGGCGCTCGACGACTTCGCCTCGGTCTCCGGCGACATCCACCCCGAGGACTACCCGCTCATCCCGTTTCACACCCCGTTCCCAGGGATGGTCCGGAAGGCCGCCGCGCTGGGCTACCGGCACATCATCCGCGACACGGAAATCGAGGACGAACTCGCCGAGGAGATCGGCTACCAGCCGGTCCCCGAAGCCTTCGACAGCGACGACGAGTTCTACGAGGCCATCCGTGAGTACACCGACTCGCTGACCGAGACCGAACGCTACCAGGCGTGGTACGGCGAGACCATCGACCCGACACTCGAGATATCCCGACACGTCGGGAACTGGTACACCGGGTCGGTCCACATCGCCCGCGCCGCCGGGCTGAAACACGCCCGCGAGAACGGTCGCGACCTCGACGGCACGGAGCTGCTGGTGGCCTCCTACGGCTCCGGCGCCCAGGCCGAAGTCCACGCCGAGAAAGTGGTCGAGGGCTGGGAGGACGAAATCGCCCAGCTCAACATCGACGAACAGATTCGGACCCGCTACGAGATGTCTTTCGAAGAGTACGAGCAGATTCACGACGTCCACAACCACGACACCGAGGCCGACGCCGAGGCCTTCACCGACCCCAGCGAGGAGTTCGTCTTCGACGGCTGGGGGCGGATGGGCGAGCGGACGTACAAGTACGTGGAGTAG
- a CDS encoding PKD domain-containing protein yields the protein MDLVGDRRGQSIQIGAVLLFAVLIIAFASYQAFVVPNQNRGVEFNHNQQVQSDMQDLRNAIVSAGEDRSVSVQLGTRYPSRLVARNPSPPSGSLNTVGTTDESVALRITNAQAAGETGDFWNESQRYNTGAIRYRPNYNVYANSPTTTYEQTVLYNQFPTGNITLADQSFIDGTDISLVVINGSVSASSTQSTSVDVRSVSSSTERVRLTNDSTGPVNITFSSQRSAAYWDVLETSQSTVRSVTSTPGGNGFYNVNVELEPKRTYSLKLTKVGVGAGVTGENAAYLTDVDGDGTTVTQGETTELTLEVRDRFNNPPADAAELTVNGSVAGSGSLRSNAKTPDQDGQVTFVYEAPTSATGAQEIEFSYTDSGTGLNGSTPQNVSMNVTVEAPARGGGGGGGGGAYTLSWADPSDYTTSEALADCSAAGCTWDVGGSSDSTLTLRAGTTPALSGFDVEFAVNDTAIGSLLPTDTSTDSNGQATTDITASENGTVGVYTASGGASDVFNLTVQNVSSGGGNGAPTASFTYSPSSPNPGESATFDASGSSDPDGDSLTYSWDWDDGSTDTTTSETISHTYSASGSYTVSLTVSDGNGASDTTTQTVTVGSQASQVSVAPNSNGTAGPDGAKIQFSLTNSGSSSVSITNISVDSTTANADYVEDRDDGTEFEGAGGSLDTRLNIGGATEPLDTDATISGTSTEQFSLGQFRRDAGVNSQTVSMSGDQVTITLTFGDGSTAQFVLSP from the coding sequence ATGGATTTGGTCGGGGACCGGCGAGGGCAGTCTATCCAGATCGGTGCCGTGTTGCTGTTTGCCGTCCTCATCATCGCCTTCGCGAGCTATCAGGCCTTCGTCGTCCCCAACCAGAACCGCGGGGTGGAGTTCAACCACAACCAGCAGGTCCAATCGGATATGCAGGACCTCCGTAACGCCATCGTCTCGGCCGGCGAGGACCGGAGCGTCTCCGTCCAACTGGGCACTCGCTATCCCAGTCGGCTGGTGGCCCGCAATCCCAGCCCGCCGTCGGGGTCGCTGAACACCGTCGGGACGACGGATGAGAGTGTGGCGCTGCGGATAACGAACGCCCAGGCGGCAGGCGAGACGGGCGACTTCTGGAACGAGAGCCAGCGCTACAACACCGGCGCTATCAGGTACCGACCCAACTACAACGTCTACGCCAACTCGCCGACCACAACGTACGAACAGACCGTTCTCTACAACCAGTTCCCGACAGGCAACATCACGCTCGCGGACCAGTCCTTCATCGACGGGACCGACATCTCGCTCGTGGTCATCAACGGCAGTGTCTCGGCATCCTCGACGCAGTCCACGTCCGTCGATGTTCGGTCGGTGAGTAGCTCGACCGAGCGGGTCAGGCTGACCAACGATAGCACCGGGCCAGTCAACATAACCTTCAGTTCCCAGCGGTCGGCGGCGTACTGGGACGTCCTGGAGACCTCCCAGTCGACCGTCAGGAGCGTGACGAGCACCCCCGGTGGGAACGGGTTCTATAACGTCAACGTCGAACTCGAGCCAAAGCGGACCTACAGCCTCAAGCTGACGAAAGTCGGCGTCGGGGCGGGCGTCACCGGCGAAAACGCCGCCTACCTGACCGACGTCGACGGCGACGGGACAACCGTCACCCAGGGCGAGACCACCGAACTGACGCTCGAAGTGCGCGACCGGTTCAACAACCCGCCGGCCGACGCCGCCGAGTTGACCGTCAACGGGTCGGTCGCCGGGAGCGGGTCGCTCCGGTCGAACGCGAAGACGCCGGATCAGGACGGACAGGTGACGTTCGTCTACGAGGCGCCCACGAGTGCGACCGGCGCCCAGGAAATCGAGTTCAGCTACACCGACAGCGGGACCGGCCTGAACGGCTCGACGCCCCAGAACGTCTCGATGAACGTGACCGTCGAGGCGCCGGCAAGGGGCGGCGGTGGCGGTGGGGGCGGCGGCGCGTACACTCTGTCGTGGGCTGACCCGAGCGACTACACCACCAGCGAGGCCCTCGCGGACTGCTCGGCGGCCGGGTGTACCTGGGATGTCGGGGGAAGTAGCGACTCGACGCTGACGCTCCGGGCTGGAACGACGCCGGCTCTCAGCGGCTTCGACGTGGAGTTCGCTGTGAACGACACAGCTATCGGGAGCCTCTTGCCGACCGACACGTCGACTGACTCGAACGGGCAGGCGACGACCGACATCACTGCCAGCGAGAACGGTACCGTCGGCGTCTACACGGCCAGCGGTGGCGCGAGCGACGTGTTCAATCTGACTGTCCAGAACGTGAGTTCTGGTGGTGGCAACGGCGCTCCGACTGCCAGCTTCACCTACTCGCCGTCGAGTCCGAACCCGGGCGAATCGGCGACGTTCGACGCGAGCGGCTCCAGCGACCCCGACGGTGATTCGCTCACCTATAGCTGGGACTGGGACGATGGGAGCACCGACACCACGACATCCGAGACTATCAGTCACACCTACTCAGCCAGCGGGAGCTACACCGTCTCACTGACTGTCAGTGACGGGAACGGAGCATCAGACACGACGACGCAGACGGTGACGGTGGGATCACAGGCAAGTCAGGTGTCCGTCGCGCCGAACTCGAACGGAACGGCCGGACCCGATGGGGCAAAAATCCAGTTCAGTCTGACCAACTCCGGAAGCAGCAGTGTGAGTATTACTAACATTTCGGTAGACAGTACCACCGCCAACGCAGATTACGTCGAGGACCGCGACGATGGAACCGAATTCGAGGGTGCTGGCGGTTCACTTGATACTCGTCTCAATATCGGCGGAGCGACGGAACCCCTTGACACTGATGCGACAATCAGCGGAACCAGCACCGAACAGTTCAGCCTGGGACAGTTCAGACGTGACGCTGGCGTGAATAGCCAGACAGTCTCAATGAGCGGTGATCAGGTGACTATCACACTGACATTCGGTGATGGAAGTACAGCGCAGTTTGTGCTTAGTCCGTGA
- a CDS encoding DUF2150 family protein: MSTPPGEYYTDERWQNWLDRIENEGIDPEDEDSARLLLNLQDDAAIAVAKILTDYDDGELDEETALSELAGVREIVLDEIEIDDEETLMLIDGVQTSLVCVFYAAEEYTAEGVASDATVTDYVGAAADAEAEEDLDAALGYCVQAGTRIIDGDELPMEVVEDLEYGLVSEWVNGLDSLQTALSDPEVVEEDED; this comes from the coding sequence ATGAGCACGCCGCCGGGGGAGTACTACACAGACGAACGCTGGCAGAACTGGCTCGACCGCATCGAAAACGAGGGGATCGACCCCGAAGACGAGGACTCGGCTCGACTCCTGTTGAACCTGCAGGACGACGCCGCCATCGCGGTCGCGAAGATACTCACCGACTACGACGACGGTGAGCTCGACGAGGAGACCGCGCTGTCGGAGCTAGCGGGGGTTCGGGAGATTGTCCTCGACGAGATAGAGATAGACGACGAGGAGACGCTGATGCTCATCGACGGCGTCCAGACCTCGCTGGTCTGTGTCTTCTACGCCGCCGAGGAGTACACCGCCGAGGGCGTCGCGAGCGACGCGACGGTCACCGACTACGTCGGTGCGGCCGCCGACGCCGAGGCCGAGGAAGACCTCGATGCCGCCCTGGGCTACTGTGTCCAGGCGGGCACGCGAATCATCGACGGCGACGAACTGCCGATGGAGGTCGTCGAGGACCTCGAATACGGCCTCGTCTCGGAGTGGGTCAACGGACTGGACAGCCTCCAGACGGCGCTTTCGGACCCGGAAGTCGTCGAAGAAGACGAAGACTGA
- a CDS encoding mechanosensitive ion channel family protein produces the protein MQQTETAATDANEGLLDLIRAFQETLEGLATSQGRVVATALLLAVLLVTVVVIPAVLSRLRTVAIERMGAGSGSWLQTMAAYTPTTFRGLLLRMAQFTVVSVVVVSFLVVWGITDVAAALRPFLADRDPTLVPTIQTIVLIMLAFVASDQLQRWIDRFSTALSDFTEHQEEILLRVGQVTIFVVVGATIFAVWSINIGGLLVGAGFLGIVVGFAARQTLGSLIAGFVLMFSRPFTIGDWVAIGDEEGIVTDITIFNTRLENFDGEFVVLPNDRVSDSAITNRSRKGLLRLTLDIGVDYDTDVDAARELARETMVGVSDVVDSPPPQVVPKSFGDSAVVLELRFWIDHPTPPRKWRAVSAVVRAVKSSFDEEDIDIPFPQRTLTVRDESSATERPRGVHSED, from the coding sequence GTGCAGCAGACGGAGACCGCGGCGACCGACGCGAACGAGGGGCTGCTGGACCTCATCAGAGCGTTTCAGGAGACACTCGAAGGGCTGGCCACAAGCCAGGGCCGGGTCGTCGCGACGGCGCTGCTTCTTGCCGTCCTGCTCGTCACCGTCGTCGTGATTCCGGCGGTGCTCTCGCGGCTTCGAACGGTTGCAATCGAGCGGATGGGAGCGGGGTCGGGCAGCTGGCTCCAGACGATGGCGGCGTACACGCCGACGACGTTCCGCGGACTCCTGCTCCGGATGGCGCAGTTCACGGTGGTGTCGGTCGTCGTCGTCTCGTTTCTGGTCGTCTGGGGAATCACGGACGTGGCAGCGGCGCTCCGGCCGTTTCTGGCCGATCGGGACCCGACGCTCGTCCCGACGATACAGACGATCGTACTCATCATGCTGGCCTTCGTCGCGTCGGACCAGCTCCAGCGGTGGATAGACCGCTTTAGCACCGCGCTCTCGGATTTCACCGAGCACCAGGAGGAAATTCTCCTGCGGGTCGGGCAGGTCACTATCTTCGTCGTCGTCGGCGCGACCATCTTCGCGGTCTGGAGCATCAATATCGGGGGCCTGCTGGTCGGGGCCGGCTTCCTCGGTATCGTCGTCGGCTTTGCCGCCCGCCAGACGTTGGGGTCGCTCATCGCCGGCTTCGTCCTGATGTTCTCGCGACCCTTCACCATCGGTGACTGGGTCGCCATCGGCGACGAGGAGGGTATCGTCACCGACATCACCATCTTCAACACGCGCCTGGAGAACTTCGACGGTGAGTTCGTCGTCCTCCCCAACGACCGGGTGAGCGACAGCGCCATCACCAACCGGAGCCGGAAGGGGCTGCTTCGCCTGACGCTGGATATCGGCGTCGACTACGACACCGACGTCGACGCGGCCAGGGAGCTGGCCCGCGAGACGATGGTCGGCGTCAGCGACGTCGTCGACTCACCGCCGCCACAGGTCGTCCCCAAATCCTTCGGCGACTCCGCAGTGGTGCTGGAGCTGCGGTTCTGGATCGACCACCCGACGCCGCCCAGGAAGTGGCGGGCCGTCTCCGCCGTGGTGCGAGCGGTGAAGTCGTCGTTCGACGAGGAGGACATCGATATCCCATTCCCACAGCGCACGCTCACCGTGCGCGACGAGTCGTCGGCGACCGAGCGACCTCGCGGCGTGCATTCGGAGGACTAG
- the pdxS gene encoding pyridoxal 5'-phosphate synthase lyase subunit PdxS, with the protein MPEATDLEELRRGTDLVKRGFAKMQKGGVIMDVVTAEQARIAEDVGAVAVMNLEAVPADIRKRGGVARMADPASLQSVIDEVSIPVMGKARIGHTKEAEILEAAGADMLDESEVLTPADDRYHIDKRDFTAPFVCGARNLQEALRRIDEGAAMIRTKGEAGTGDVNQAVHHQRNIKGSIRKLEGMSHEEREKWAREHEAPADLVHETAEMGRLPVVNFAAGGIATPADAALMMHHGCDGIFVGSGIFGAEDPEAMGTAIVEAVNNWDDPEKLTEISKNVGKGMKGDANADLPEEEKLQGRGV; encoded by the coding sequence ATGCCTGAAGCTACCGATTTGGAGGAACTCCGCCGCGGTACTGACCTGGTCAAGCGCGGCTTCGCGAAGATGCAGAAGGGCGGCGTCATCATGGACGTCGTCACGGCCGAACAGGCCCGTATCGCCGAGGACGTCGGCGCGGTGGCCGTGATGAACCTCGAAGCCGTCCCGGCGGACATCCGCAAGCGCGGTGGCGTCGCGCGGATGGCCGACCCCGCCTCGCTGCAGTCGGTCATCGACGAGGTCTCTATCCCGGTGATGGGCAAGGCCCGTATCGGCCACACGAAGGAGGCCGAGATTCTGGAGGCCGCGGGCGCGGACATGCTCGACGAGAGCGAGGTCCTGACGCCGGCGGACGACCGCTACCACATCGACAAGCGGGACTTCACTGCCCCGTTCGTCTGTGGCGCGCGCAACCTCCAGGAAGCCCTGCGTCGCATCGACGAGGGTGCGGCGATGATTCGAACCAAGGGCGAGGCCGGCACCGGCGACGTGAACCAGGCCGTCCACCACCAGCGCAACATCAAGGGGTCGATTCGCAAGCTCGAAGGGATGAGCCACGAGGAGCGAGAGAAGTGGGCCCGCGAGCACGAGGCGCCCGCTGACCTCGTCCACGAGACCGCCGAGATGGGCCGGCTGCCGGTCGTGAACTTCGCCGCCGGCGGCATCGCGACGCCGGCCGACGCGGCGCTGATGATGCACCACGGCTGTGACGGCATCTTCGTCGGCTCGGGTATCTTCGGTGCCGAGGACCCCGAGGCGATGGGCACGGCAATCGTCGAAGCGGTGAACAACTGGGACGACCCCGAGAAACTGACCGAAATCAGCAAGAACGTCGGCAAGGGGATGAAAGGCGACGCGAACGCCGACCTCCCCGAAGAAGAGAAGCTGCAGGGCCGCGGCGTCTGA
- a CDS encoding DUF1405 domain-containing protein, with amino-acid sequence MSVVRRTGERIESVVARYFDAPLPEPEGLPRYVAPLPEWLENVGLRLAWPIAIVNLVGTLFGFWYYAGQPLNLSPPLLGGQLGAATPLAYPLIPDSPVATLFIGLSFAAWKLDWDLQWLHALAFFGCIKLGLWTPYVQLVINGSEGIAPWLYWFLILSHLAMAVEAFLIHRYARFSVPAVAVAAFWYGFNDVVDYFVPVLGGPHHTWLRGEPLLPGPGIQFDHTVLAHDLAAGWAVSLTILATFLALATRVEKAKRA; translated from the coding sequence ATGTCGGTCGTACGCCGGACTGGCGAGCGAATCGAGTCGGTCGTCGCCCGGTACTTCGACGCGCCGCTCCCCGAGCCTGAGGGGCTGCCCCGCTACGTCGCGCCGCTGCCCGAGTGGCTCGAGAACGTCGGCCTGCGACTCGCCTGGCCCATCGCCATCGTCAACCTCGTCGGGACGCTGTTTGGCTTCTGGTACTACGCCGGCCAGCCGCTGAATCTCTCGCCGCCGCTGCTGGGCGGGCAACTGGGTGCGGCCACGCCACTGGCCTATCCGCTCATCCCGGACTCGCCGGTCGCGACGCTATTCATCGGCCTTTCGTTCGCGGCGTGGAAGCTCGACTGGGACCTCCAGTGGCTCCACGCGCTGGCTTTCTTCGGCTGTATCAAGCTCGGACTCTGGACCCCCTACGTCCAGCTGGTCATCAACGGCAGCGAGGGCATCGCGCCGTGGCTCTACTGGTTCCTGATTCTCTCGCACCTGGCGATGGCCGTCGAGGCCTTCCTCATCCACCGCTACGCACGGTTTTCCGTCCCGGCGGTCGCCGTCGCCGCCTTCTGGTACGGCTTCAACGACGTGGTTGACTACTTCGTGCCGGTGCTGGGCGGCCCACACCACACGTGGCTCCGAGGTGAGCCGTTGCTACCGGGGCCAGGTATCCAGTTCGACCACACCGTCCTGGCTCACGACCTCGCGGCGGGGTGGGCCGTGTCGCTGACGATTCTGGCGACGTTTCTGGCGCTCGCGACGCGGGTCGAGAAGGCAAAGCGGGCCTGA